From one Catellatospora sp. IY07-71 genomic stretch:
- a CDS encoding glycoside hydrolase family 2 TIM barrel-domain containing protein: protein MSAWHDILHRDVADPATVGRGKLPARAEATWSDASRWTAVLDGGWRFHWTPRLAQAPEGFERPGFDDGAWDSVQVPGVWELQGYGTPYYLAYRFPPALGTRGRRRGTVHPRDTPTGAHRTWFTMPPDWTGRRVILHFGAVKSALHLWINGVPAGYSEGSMTPAEFDVSALLRPGRNLVAVLVHRYCTGSFLEGQDMWWFSGITRGVRLTAEPAHAPWDVAVEADFDAVTGDGLVALAVTAGAGRCRAVLTDRCTGGVVARATADLAGPVTAMRLAVTGAAPWSAESPHLYDLLVEVVHGDASWRSTRAVGFRRVDIAGAQLRVNGRPVVFHGVNRHDFHPRRIWDVPDDVRRTDFAMMKRANINAVRMSHYPNPAQVYRLCDELGLYVVDEAEIESHGVRRRGIPGDDPRWHPAVADRIERMVRRNRSHPSVVMWSLGNEAGDGDAFDLARRTVLALDRTRPIHYEGDTDLRNSDVLSLMYPTPDLEQRAGEGRDLPITLRQRALNAVAADHKPFRAAQYADRPVMACEYAHAMENSLGNLAEHVDNFHRYPNWAGGFIWDWVDQTIDVDLPDGRIRRAYGGDFGDTPHDRYFCANGLVAADRSPHPALAEVTRVYQHVVFTYDGAAVTLHNRHSFDDLSGYLLRWRADRHGDRAGGGEHSDVRVPAGEARRIAVPAMPTGATTLTVSLVHRAATGWARAGDEQAWAQFPIGPRVAAPLPDRPDPDPGRSWELRRSRGLVTLTRGRRGMTIDTRAATVSSLRWDDSELLTEPLRLNLWRAETDNDRGLANFAPALAALSGDRRWRRATHRVRGRAATTGSHGDTSTVTVRLAVPGVTGSLTAATSGPHVLLTLDLVPGRPLIRAGWTGTFAAGLTHVDYYGLGPHETYRDRNLGARLGRWSSPVTGLPHSYARPQENGNRTGLDWLRLTGGGHTVGFGRVEGEPFEASVRPYTQQQLATAEHADELPTSGPPTLSLDIAQRGVGGDLPGELALRDHARLPAHRRYRLTVAVAWDSQ from the coding sequence ATGAGCGCCTGGCACGACATCCTGCACCGGGACGTGGCAGACCCGGCCACCGTCGGCCGCGGGAAACTGCCCGCCCGCGCCGAAGCCACCTGGTCCGACGCCTCCCGCTGGACGGCCGTCCTCGACGGCGGTTGGCGCTTCCACTGGACACCCCGGCTCGCACAGGCTCCGGAGGGATTCGAACGGCCGGGCTTCGACGACGGCGCGTGGGACAGCGTCCAGGTGCCCGGGGTATGGGAGCTGCAAGGCTACGGCACGCCCTACTACCTGGCATACCGCTTCCCGCCCGCGCTGGGAACACGCGGCCGCCGCCGGGGCACCGTGCATCCGCGCGACACCCCCACCGGCGCGCACCGCACCTGGTTCACCATGCCGCCGGACTGGACGGGGCGGCGGGTGATCCTGCACTTCGGCGCCGTGAAGTCGGCGCTGCACCTGTGGATCAACGGTGTGCCCGCAGGCTACAGCGAGGGCTCGATGACCCCGGCCGAGTTCGACGTCTCCGCGCTGCTGCGCCCGGGCCGCAATCTCGTCGCCGTCCTCGTGCACCGCTACTGCACCGGTTCGTTCCTGGAGGGCCAGGACATGTGGTGGTTCAGCGGCATCACCCGCGGCGTGCGCCTGACCGCCGAGCCCGCCCACGCCCCCTGGGACGTCGCGGTGGAGGCCGACTTCGACGCGGTCACCGGCGACGGCCTTGTCGCCCTGGCCGTCACCGCGGGTGCCGGGCGGTGCCGGGCCGTGCTCACCGACCGGTGCACCGGCGGCGTCGTCGCGCGGGCCACAGCCGACCTCGCCGGTCCCGTGACCGCGATGCGGCTCGCCGTCACCGGTGCCGCGCCCTGGAGCGCTGAGTCCCCGCACCTGTACGACCTGCTGGTCGAGGTCGTGCACGGCGACGCCAGCTGGCGCTCGACCCGTGCGGTCGGGTTCCGCCGCGTCGACATCGCCGGGGCGCAGCTGCGGGTCAACGGCCGCCCCGTGGTGTTCCACGGCGTCAACCGCCATGACTTCCACCCGCGCCGCATCTGGGACGTTCCCGACGACGTGCGCCGCACCGACTTCGCCATGATGAAACGGGCGAACATCAACGCGGTGCGGATGTCGCACTATCCGAACCCGGCCCAGGTTTACCGGCTCTGCGACGAGCTCGGCCTCTACGTCGTCGACGAGGCCGAGATCGAGTCGCACGGGGTTCGCCGCCGCGGCATCCCCGGCGACGACCCACGCTGGCATCCGGCGGTCGCGGACCGTATCGAGCGCATGGTCCGGCGCAACCGCTCCCACCCCAGCGTCGTCATGTGGTCGCTGGGCAACGAGGCCGGCGACGGCGACGCCTTCGACCTGGCCCGGCGCACCGTGCTCGCCCTGGACCGCACCCGCCCGATCCACTACGAGGGCGACACCGACCTGCGCAACAGCGACGTGCTGTCGCTGATGTACCCCACCCCGGACCTCGAACAGCGCGCAGGCGAAGGCCGGGATCTGCCGATCACCCTGCGCCAGCGTGCCCTCAACGCCGTCGCCGCCGACCACAAGCCCTTCCGCGCCGCACAGTACGCCGACCGGCCGGTCATGGCCTGCGAGTACGCGCACGCGATGGAGAACAGCCTCGGCAACCTGGCCGAGCACGTGGACAACTTCCACCGCTACCCCAACTGGGCAGGCGGGTTCATCTGGGACTGGGTCGACCAGACGATCGACGTCGACCTGCCCGACGGGCGGATCCGGCGCGCCTACGGCGGCGACTTCGGCGACACCCCCCACGACCGCTACTTCTGCGCCAACGGCCTGGTCGCCGCCGACCGCAGCCCGCACCCGGCGCTCGCTGAGGTGACCCGGGTCTACCAGCACGTCGTCTTCACCTACGACGGCGCAGCCGTCACGCTGCACAACCGGCACAGCTTCGACGACCTGTCGGGATACCTGCTGCGCTGGCGCGCTGACCGGCACGGCGACCGGGCGGGCGGCGGCGAGCACTCCGACGTGCGCGTGCCTGCCGGCGAGGCCCGCCGCATCGCCGTCCCCGCCATGCCGACAGGGGCCACGACGCTGACCGTCAGCCTGGTTCACCGCGCCGCGACCGGCTGGGCGCGGGCCGGCGACGAGCAGGCGTGGGCGCAGTTCCCGATCGGCCCACGCGTCGCCGCCCCGCTGCCGGACCGGCCGGACCCCGACCCGGGCAGATCCTGGGAACTGCGCCGGAGCAGGGGACTGGTCACCCTGACCCGCGGCCGCCGCGGCATGACCATCGACACCCGCGCCGCAACGGTCAGCTCCCTGCGGTGGGACGACAGCGAGCTGCTGACCGAGCCACTGCGGCTCAACCTGTGGCGCGCCGAGACAGACAACGACCGGGGGCTGGCCAACTTCGCACCCGCCCTGGCCGCGTTGTCCGGCGATCGCCGCTGGCGGCGCGCCACCCACCGGGTGCGTGGCCGTGCCGCCACCACCGGCTCGCACGGCGACACGAGCACGGTCACCGTGCGGCTGGCCGTGCCCGGCGTCACCGGCAGCCTGACCGCCGCCACCAGCGGACCGCACGTGCTGCTCACGCTCGACCTCGTACCCGGCAGGCCATTGATCCGCGCGGGCTGGACCGGCACCTTCGCCGCGGGGCTGACCCACGTCGACTACTACGGCCTCGGCCCGCACGAGACCTACCGCGACCGCAACCTCGGCGCCCGGCTGGGCCGCTGGTCCTCGCCGGTGACCGGCCTGCCGCACTCCTACGCCCGCCCGCAGGAGAACGGCAACCGCACCGGCCTGGACTGGCTGCGTCTCACCGGCGGGGGACACACGGTCGGCTTCGGCCGCGTCGAGGGCGAGCCCTTCGAGGCCTCGGTGCGGCCCTACACCCAGCAGCAGCTCGCCACGGCCGAGCACGCCGACGAACTGCCCACCTCCGGCCCGCCGACGCTGTCGCTGGACATCGCGCAACGCGGCGTGGGCGGCGACCTGCCCGGCGAGCTCGCCCTGCGTGACCACGCGCGCCTGCCGGCCCACCGCCGGTATCGCCTCACCGTGGCGGTGGCATGGGACTCGCAGTGA
- a CDS encoding beta-galactosidase, whose protein sequence is MPNQTPGHGHPALPSPGITLGCDYNFEQWPEAVWHEDMALMRAAGIDLVAVNIFGWSSIEPQPGRYDFAALDKIMELLHANGIRVNLGTGTASPPPWLTHRHPEVLPVAADGTTRFPGGRQAWCPSSPVFREHALALVEQVANRYGEHPALAMWHVSNELGCHNALCYDDTSAQAFRDWLTRRYGDLDSLNQAWGTAFWSQRYAAWAEIQPPRLTLSTRNPAQLVDFHRFSSDALLECYLAEADILRGHSSAPVTTNFMVTAHIRNLDYWRWAPAMDVIANDHYLDHRLGDPAAELSFAADLTRGLAAGRPWMLMEQSTGAVNWQPYNLPKAPGQMLRNSLTHVARGADALCFFQWRASAQGAEKFHSAIVPHAGTRTAVWREVLELSAALDRLAEVAGSTVESDTALLFDWESWWATDTEARPSQGVRYLDQVHAAHRALRELGVTTDVVSPAADLSRYRVVVVPCLHMVRDRDAAALAGYVRAGGHAVVTFYSGIVDEHDRIRLGGYPGAFRDLLGVSVEEFVPLLPGDETILDSGARATTWAELLHTTTAEAVDRYADGPLPGVPAVTRNHHGAGQAWYVATALDPADLRDVLRRAIRDAGVTASGPESDGTVEVVHRQGPQHRYTFVVNHGGKDIEHPITGHELVTGEPAGPLLRVPAGTVRVVRQEQPA, encoded by the coding sequence ATGCCGAACCAGACACCAGGTCACGGTCACCCCGCGCTGCCGTCCCCCGGCATCACGCTGGGCTGCGACTACAACTTCGAGCAGTGGCCCGAGGCCGTCTGGCACGAGGACATGGCTTTGATGCGTGCCGCCGGCATCGACCTGGTCGCCGTCAACATCTTCGGCTGGTCCAGCATCGAGCCGCAGCCGGGCCGGTACGACTTCGCCGCCCTCGACAAGATCATGGAACTGCTGCACGCCAACGGCATCCGGGTCAACCTCGGCACCGGCACCGCCTCACCACCGCCCTGGCTCACCCACCGCCACCCCGAGGTCCTGCCCGTCGCGGCGGACGGCACGACCCGGTTCCCCGGCGGCAGGCAGGCCTGGTGCCCCAGCTCGCCGGTCTTCCGCGAGCACGCTCTCGCCCTGGTCGAGCAGGTCGCCAACCGCTACGGCGAGCACCCGGCGCTGGCGATGTGGCACGTGTCCAACGAACTCGGCTGCCACAACGCCCTGTGCTACGACGACACCAGCGCCCAGGCCTTCCGGGACTGGCTCACCCGCCGCTACGGCGACCTCGACAGCCTCAACCAGGCGTGGGGCACCGCGTTCTGGAGCCAGCGCTACGCCGCATGGGCCGAGATCCAGCCGCCTCGGCTCACGCTGTCCACCCGCAACCCCGCGCAGCTCGTCGACTTCCACCGGTTCAGCTCGGATGCGCTGCTGGAGTGCTACCTGGCCGAGGCGGACATCCTGCGCGGCCACTCCAGCGCGCCGGTCACCACGAACTTCATGGTCACCGCACACATCCGCAATCTCGACTACTGGAGGTGGGCACCGGCGATGGACGTCATCGCCAACGACCACTACCTCGACCATCGCCTGGGCGACCCCGCCGCCGAGCTGTCCTTCGCCGCCGACCTGACCCGCGGCCTGGCCGCCGGGCGGCCGTGGATGCTCATGGAACAGTCCACCGGCGCGGTCAACTGGCAGCCGTACAACCTGCCCAAGGCACCCGGCCAGATGCTGCGCAACTCCCTGACCCACGTCGCGCGCGGCGCCGACGCCCTGTGCTTCTTCCAGTGGCGCGCCTCCGCGCAGGGCGCCGAGAAGTTCCACTCCGCGATCGTGCCGCACGCCGGCACCCGAACCGCCGTATGGCGCGAGGTCCTCGAACTGTCCGCGGCCCTCGACCGGCTCGCCGAGGTCGCCGGCAGCACCGTCGAATCCGACACCGCGCTGCTGTTCGACTGGGAGTCCTGGTGGGCCACCGACACCGAGGCCCGGCCCTCGCAGGGGGTGCGCTACCTCGACCAGGTCCACGCCGCCCACCGCGCGCTGCGCGAGCTGGGCGTCACCACCGACGTCGTCTCCCCCGCCGCCGACCTCAGCCGGTACCGCGTCGTGGTCGTGCCCTGCCTGCACATGGTCCGTGACCGCGACGCGGCGGCGCTGGCCGGCTACGTCCGGGCCGGCGGCCACGCCGTGGTCACGTTCTACAGCGGCATCGTCGACGAGCACGACCGCATCCGGCTCGGCGGCTACCCCGGCGCGTTCCGCGACCTGCTCGGCGTCAGCGTCGAGGAGTTCGTGCCCCTACTGCCCGGCGACGAGACCATCCTCGACAGCGGCGCCCGCGCCACCACCTGGGCCGAGCTGCTGCACACCACCACCGCCGAGGCCGTCGACCGGTACGCCGACGGTCCCCTGCCCGGCGTGCCCGCGGTGACCCGCAACCACCACGGAGCAGGCCAGGCCTGGTACGTCGCCACCGCGCTGGACCCGGCGGACCTGCGCGACGTGCTGCGCCGCGCCATCCGCGACGCGGGCGTCACCGCGTCGGGACCCGAGAGCGACGGCACCGTCGAGGTCGTCCACCGGCAGGGACCGCAGCACCGATACACGTTCGTCGTCAACCACGGCGGCAAGGACATCGAACACCCCATCACCGGCCACGAACTGGTCACCGGCGAACCCGCCGGCCCCCTTTTGCGGGTGCCCGCCGGCACGGTGCGCGTGGTCAGACAGGAGCAGCCCGCATGA
- a CDS encoding LacI family DNA-binding transcriptional regulator encodes MTSSGAPRRSTVKDIAAAAGVSRGTVNRVLNGGYVSPDARAAIEAAIAEVGYVPNTAARNLKRRRSEAVGFLALEPHTVLLEDPNIGAIMLGANAALSLAGYQMVSLVIDSDRDTERVARYLSGGFVDGAIIVSARAYDPITKLIGQIGLPAVYVGHPPDLANAIPFVGIDNAGSAGEITRRLMATGRRRIGMIAPALNRDSGADRLSGFRDALGDLFAPELVAEVPHYDYASGVNGMRELLRREPAVDGVFAASDAVAAGAMQVLREAGREVPGDVGVVGFDDSSWAARTQPPLSTVHQPARELGRNAAELVHRQILGDADVPHSVLLPSPVVWRQSA; translated from the coding sequence GTGACCAGCTCCGGTGCGCCCCGGCGATCCACCGTGAAGGACATCGCCGCAGCCGCGGGGGTGTCCCGCGGCACGGTGAACCGCGTGCTCAACGGCGGATATGTCTCACCCGACGCCCGCGCCGCGATCGAGGCCGCCATCGCCGAGGTCGGCTACGTCCCGAACACCGCGGCCCGCAACCTCAAACGCCGCCGGTCCGAGGCCGTCGGGTTCCTCGCCCTGGAGCCGCACACCGTGCTGCTGGAGGACCCCAACATCGGGGCCATCATGCTCGGCGCCAACGCGGCGCTGTCGCTGGCCGGATACCAGATGGTCAGCCTCGTCATCGACTCCGACCGCGACACCGAGCGCGTCGCCCGCTACCTCAGCGGCGGCTTCGTCGACGGCGCGATCATCGTCTCCGCGCGCGCCTACGACCCGATCACCAAGCTCATCGGGCAGATCGGCCTGCCCGCGGTGTACGTCGGGCACCCGCCCGACCTGGCCAATGCCATACCGTTCGTCGGCATCGACAACGCCGGCTCCGCTGGGGAGATCACCCGGCGCCTGATGGCCACCGGCCGCCGCCGCATCGGCATGATCGCCCCCGCGCTCAACCGCGACTCCGGTGCCGACCGCCTCAGCGGATTCCGCGACGCGCTCGGCGACCTGTTCGCCCCCGAGTTGGTCGCCGAGGTGCCGCACTACGACTACGCGAGCGGCGTCAACGGCATGCGGGAGCTGTTGCGCCGCGAACCCGCCGTCGACGGCGTGTTCGCCGCGTCCGACGCGGTCGCGGCCGGGGCGATGCAGGTTCTCCGGGAGGCGGGCCGCGAGGTGCCGGGCGACGTCGGCGTGGTCGGCTTCGACGACAGCTCGTGGGCGGCGCGCACCCAGCCGCCGCTGTCGACCGTCCACCAGCCGGCCCGCGAGCTCGGCCGAAACGCCGCCGAGCTCGTGCACCGCCAGATCCTCGGCGATGCGGACGTGCCGCACAGCGTGTTGCTGCCCTCGCCGGTCGTCTGGCGGCAGTCGGCCTGA
- a CDS encoding SGNH/GDSL hydrolase family protein yields the protein MHHRLRPLLAGLAAGAMLALSPATPASAAGTDYAALGDSYSSGVGTNNYDSASGSCKRGPRAYPQLWANGHAVASFRFVACSGATTREVLSGQLGALDSGTDLVTISVGGNDAGFADVITNCRLQSDADCATAVSNAKSYMNNTLPGRLDETYRAIRSRAPGARVVVLGYPRLFELGSCGFGSIGEYKRQLLNGGSDTMSAVISARAGVAGFTYVDVRGRFAGHGVCGATPWINGTTLPVTESYHPNSSGHSSGYLPALNSVTG from the coding sequence ATGCACCACCGGCTCCGTCCCCTCCTCGCCGGTCTGGCCGCAGGCGCGATGCTCGCGCTCTCACCCGCCACGCCCGCGTCGGCCGCCGGCACCGACTACGCCGCGCTGGGCGACTCGTACTCCTCCGGCGTCGGTACCAACAACTACGACAGCGCCAGCGGCAGCTGCAAGCGCGGCCCGCGTGCCTACCCGCAGCTGTGGGCCAACGGCCACGCTGTCGCCAGCTTCCGGTTCGTGGCCTGCTCCGGCGCCACCACCCGCGAGGTCCTCAGCGGGCAGCTCGGCGCGCTCGACTCCGGCACCGACCTGGTCACCATCTCGGTCGGCGGCAACGACGCGGGCTTCGCCGACGTCATCACCAACTGTCGGCTGCAGAGCGACGCCGACTGCGCCACCGCGGTCAGCAACGCGAAGTCCTACATGAACAACACCCTGCCCGGTCGGCTCGACGAGACCTACCGTGCGATCCGCAGCCGCGCACCCGGCGCCCGGGTGGTCGTGCTCGGCTACCCGCGCCTGTTCGAGCTGGGCAGCTGCGGGTTCGGCAGCATCGGCGAGTACAAGCGCCAGCTGCTCAACGGCGGCTCCGACACCATGTCCGCAGTCATCTCGGCTCGCGCAGGCGTCGCCGGGTTCACCTATGTCGACGTGCGGGGCCGGTTCGCCGGGCACGGCGTCTGCGGTGCGACACCGTGGATAAACGGGACCACTCTGCCCGTCACCGAGTCGTACCACCCGAACTCCAGCGGTCACTCCTCCGGTTACCTCCCCGCGCTGAACAGCGTCACCGGATAG
- a CDS encoding carbohydrate ABC transporter permease, producing the protein MTQLATTPAPRLQQAPPDRTGRRRRHRYTRAVAVFVVPFGVLFLLFYLVPIGYAIVQSLYVVKRTGTYGPAQEVFGGLAQYQLVFTDGPFWTSVARMLLYGVIQVPIMLGLALALALLLDSGLVTGRRFFRLAFFVPYAVPGVVAAIMWGFLYSPNLSPLKPITSTVDLLSADTVLWSIANVVTWVYVGYNMLIIYSALMSIPTEMYEAARLDGAGRLRIAWSIKIPLVMPAIVLTTVFSIIGTLQLLSEPQVFRSFSSAVSSTYTPNMTVFSLSAVPNFNLAAAFSVVLALTTFVLSFAFLKATQRRSLP; encoded by the coding sequence ATGACGCAGCTCGCCACCACCCCCGCACCCCGGCTTCAGCAGGCGCCCCCGGACCGGACCGGCCGGCGCCGCCGGCACCGCTACACCCGGGCGGTCGCCGTGTTCGTGGTCCCCTTCGGCGTCCTGTTCCTGCTGTTCTACCTCGTCCCGATCGGGTACGCGATCGTGCAGTCGCTGTACGTCGTCAAACGCACCGGCACCTACGGCCCCGCCCAGGAGGTGTTCGGCGGCCTGGCCCAATACCAGCTCGTCTTCACCGACGGCCCGTTCTGGACGTCGGTGGCCCGGATGCTCCTCTACGGCGTGATCCAGGTCCCGATCATGCTCGGGCTCGCCCTGGCACTGGCCCTGCTGCTCGACTCGGGACTGGTCACCGGGCGGCGCTTCTTCCGGCTGGCGTTCTTCGTCCCCTACGCCGTGCCCGGCGTCGTCGCCGCGATCATGTGGGGCTTCCTCTACTCCCCCAACCTGTCGCCCCTCAAGCCGATCACCAGCACCGTCGACCTGCTGTCGGCCGACACCGTGCTGTGGTCCATCGCCAACGTCGTCACCTGGGTCTACGTCGGCTACAACATGCTGATCATCTACTCGGCGCTGATGTCGATCCCCACCGAGATGTACGAGGCCGCCCGCCTCGACGGCGCCGGCCGGCTGCGCATCGCCTGGTCCATCAAGATCCCCCTGGTGATGCCCGCGATCGTGCTCACCACCGTCTTCTCGATCATCGGCACGCTGCAGCTGCTGTCCGAGCCGCAGGTGTTCCGCAGCTTCAGCTCCGCCGTGTCGAGCACCTACACCCCCAACATGACCGTCTTCTCGCTGTCGGCCGTCCCGAACTTCAACCTGGCCGCGGCCTTCTCCGTGGTGCTCGCCCTGACCACCTTCGTCCTCTCCTTCGCCTTCCTCAAGGCGACCCAGCGCAGGAGCCTGCCGTGA
- a CDS encoding TetR/AcrR family transcriptional regulator, producing the protein MTENARLRARRRAELLAAARALFLQHGVDAVTVEQITEQAAVTRRTFYRYFLSRDHVALAIEADILDHWAARAEQARAGLTGSGAELLAGYLRRVEKLVDEVADEIGFTRVFDATTLGVLDASPEAAAYASAIRRLHAPLVDILRRGFADGSLAAVAPAELTAATITNALIGLAQRVHGRGQAIAAEQDVVVRAMLTTYLELVCRGLAAPAART; encoded by the coding sequence GTGACGGAGAACGCCAGGCTGCGTGCCCGGCGCCGTGCCGAACTGCTCGCCGCGGCCCGTGCGCTGTTCCTCCAGCACGGAGTAGACGCGGTGACCGTCGAGCAGATCACCGAACAGGCCGCGGTCACCCGGCGCACCTTCTACCGCTACTTTCTGAGCCGAGATCATGTGGCACTGGCGATCGAGGCCGACATCCTCGATCACTGGGCCGCCCGCGCCGAGCAGGCCCGCGCCGGGCTGACCGGCAGCGGCGCCGAGCTGCTCGCCGGATACCTGCGGCGGGTGGAGAAGCTGGTCGACGAAGTCGCGGACGAGATCGGCTTCACCCGCGTGTTCGACGCCACCACGCTCGGCGTGCTCGACGCGTCGCCGGAGGCGGCCGCCTACGCGTCGGCCATCCGCCGGCTGCATGCACCGCTGGTGGACATCCTGCGGCGGGGCTTCGCGGACGGCTCCCTGGCGGCCGTGGCGCCTGCCGAGCTGACCGCGGCCACCATCACCAACGCTCTTATCGGGCTCGCGCAGCGTGTCCACGGCCGTGGCCAGGCGATCGCCGCCGAACAGGACGTCGTGGTGCGCGCCATGCTGACGACATACCTGGAGCTGGTCTGTCGGGGCCTGGCGGCGCCGGCTGCGCGGACCTGA
- a CDS encoding carbohydrate ABC transporter permease: protein MTTHPATLAETIRRRDHSALPRSAAMLIMGVCTVYFLLPLWWLFVGATKNREQFTGTSPLWFADFHLLDNIRELIAYRDGVFLQWTLNSLAYTGGAALLGTLLAAMCGYALAKYRFPGRELIFNVVLSGVLVPATALALPLFLIFSQFQATNTFWAVFLPSLVNPFGVYLARVYAAAGVPDGLLEAARIDGAGELRTFFTISARLMSPALVTIFLFHFVAVWNNFLLPLIMLSDERLFPLTLGLYSWNTQITQVPELRGMVIVGSMISIAPLAVAFLMLQRFWRTGISTGAVK, encoded by the coding sequence GTGACGACCCACCCGGCCACCCTCGCCGAAACGATCCGGCGCCGCGACCACAGCGCCCTGCCCCGCTCCGCGGCCATGCTGATCATGGGCGTCTGCACCGTCTACTTCCTGCTGCCGCTGTGGTGGCTGTTCGTCGGCGCCACCAAGAACCGCGAGCAGTTCACCGGGACCAGCCCGCTGTGGTTCGCCGACTTCCACCTGCTCGACAACATCCGCGAGCTGATCGCCTACCGCGACGGCGTGTTCCTGCAGTGGACGCTCAACAGCCTCGCCTACACCGGCGGCGCCGCGCTGCTGGGCACCCTGCTCGCCGCCATGTGCGGCTACGCGCTGGCCAAGTACCGCTTCCCCGGCCGTGAGCTGATCTTCAACGTGGTGCTCAGCGGCGTTCTCGTGCCCGCCACGGCGCTGGCGCTGCCGCTGTTCCTGATCTTCAGCCAGTTCCAGGCCACCAACACGTTCTGGGCGGTGTTCCTGCCCAGCCTCGTCAACCCGTTCGGGGTGTACCTGGCCCGCGTCTACGCCGCTGCCGGCGTGCCCGACGGGCTGCTGGAGGCCGCCCGGATCGACGGTGCCGGCGAGCTCCGCACGTTCTTCACGATCTCCGCCAGGCTCATGTCCCCGGCGCTCGTGACGATCTTCCTGTTCCACTTCGTCGCCGTCTGGAACAACTTCCTGCTCCCGCTGATCATGCTCAGCGACGAGCGGCTGTTCCCCCTCACGCTCGGCCTCTACTCCTGGAACACCCAGATCACCCAGGTCCCCGAGCTGCGCGGCATGGTCATCGTCGGCTCGATGATCTCCATCGCTCCGCTCGCCGTCGCCTTCCTGATGCTCCAGCGGTTCTGGCGCACCGGGATCAGCACGGGAGCGGTCAAGTAA
- a CDS encoding ABC transporter substrate-binding protein has translation MSAVLRTIGVLLTSAVAVTACSTPDAAPGGSTASACAPSGGGPVTLTFTSWVPNIEQVVQAWNAENPDIQVKVQTGPSGNGGTYQNFFNQLKAGNAPDLGQIEYDALPGFRVQDGLFDLGACDIVAAARDQFVPWTWDQVSLGDSAAAYGVPQDTGPMALFYRADLFDKAGIAVPATWQEYAAAAEKVKAAGGYITNFSQSDINQFAGLAWQAGGHWFGNDGQKWTVSLTDDKTTKVAQYWQDLIDRRLVSSVPPWTAEWDNAYNTDQAWTWVSAVWGANSIATGAPKTKGKWRVAPMPQWSSGEASAGNWGGSSTAVFKGSKHPYEAAKFALWLNTSDEALTLLNEKANLYPATKAGANLPALANGVAFYGDQKIYEVFAKASTQVPPGFTWGPSMTATYANASDGFKAAVSGQGTLADALTDAQAYTVQTLKNQAIPVA, from the coding sequence ATGAGCGCAGTCCTGCGCACCATAGGCGTCCTGCTGACCTCAGCAGTAGCCGTCACCGCCTGCTCCACCCCCGACGCCGCCCCTGGCGGCAGCACCGCCTCGGCCTGCGCGCCCTCCGGCGGCGGTCCGGTCACGCTGACGTTCACCTCCTGGGTCCCCAACATCGAGCAGGTCGTGCAGGCCTGGAACGCCGAGAACCCCGACATCCAGGTCAAGGTGCAGACCGGCCCGAGCGGCAACGGCGGCACCTACCAGAACTTCTTCAACCAGCTCAAGGCCGGAAACGCCCCGGACCTGGGCCAGATCGAGTACGACGCGCTGCCCGGATTCCGGGTCCAGGACGGCTTGTTCGACCTCGGCGCGTGCGACATCGTCGCCGCGGCCAGGGACCAGTTCGTGCCGTGGACCTGGGACCAGGTCAGCCTCGGCGACTCGGCCGCCGCCTACGGCGTGCCGCAGGACACCGGCCCGATGGCGCTGTTCTACCGCGCCGACCTGTTCGACAAGGCCGGCATCGCCGTGCCGGCCACCTGGCAGGAGTACGCCGCCGCGGCGGAGAAGGTCAAGGCCGCGGGCGGATACATCACCAACTTCTCCCAGAGCGACATCAACCAGTTCGCCGGCCTGGCCTGGCAGGCGGGCGGGCACTGGTTCGGCAACGACGGGCAGAAGTGGACCGTCAGCCTGACCGACGACAAGACCACGAAGGTCGCGCAGTACTGGCAGGATCTGATCGACCGCAGACTCGTGTCCTCGGTGCCGCCGTGGACCGCCGAGTGGGACAACGCCTACAACACCGACCAGGCCTGGACCTGGGTCTCGGCGGTGTGGGGCGCGAACTCGATCGCCACCGGCGCGCCGAAGACCAAGGGCAAGTGGCGGGTCGCCCCGATGCCGCAGTGGAGCAGCGGCGAGGCCAGCGCGGGCAACTGGGGTGGGTCGTCCACGGCGGTGTTCAAGGGCTCCAAGCACCCGTACGAGGCCGCGAAGTTCGCACTGTGGCTGAACACCAGCGACGAGGCGCTCACCCTGCTCAACGAGAAGGCCAACCTGTACCCGGCCACCAAGGCCGGCGCGAACCTGCCGGCACTGGCCAATGGAGTGGCGTTCTACGGCGACCAGAAGATCTACGAGGTGTTCGCCAAGGCGTCGACGCAGGTCCCGCCCGGGTTCACGTGGGGGCCGAGCATGACGGCCACCTACGCCAACGCCTCCGACGGGTTCAAGGCGGCGGTGTCGGGCCAGGGCACCCTCGCCGACGCCCTCACCGATGCCCAGGCCTACACAGTGCAGACCCTGAAGAACCAGGCGATCCCGGTCGCCTGA